The following proteins are encoded in a genomic region of Bos javanicus breed banteng chromosome 20, ARS-OSU_banteng_1.0, whole genome shotgun sequence:
- the SKP2 gene encoding S-phase kinase-associated protein 2 isoform X2, which translates to MDQPLVEHFSPFRLQHLDLSNSVIDASTLHGLLSHCSKLQNLSLEGLRLSDPIVDNLAQNTNLLRLNLSGCSGFSESALKTLLSSCSRLDELNLSWCYDFTEKHVQMAVAHVSKTITQLNLSGYRKNLQRSDVSTLVGRCPNLVHLDLSDSVMLKNDCFPEFYQLNYLQHLSLSRCYDIIPETLLELGEIPTLKTLQVFGIVPDGTLQLLKEALPHLQINCSHFTTIARPTIGNKKNQEIWGIKCRLSLEKPSCL; encoded by the exons CCCTTTCCGACTACAGCACCTGGACCTGTCGAACTCTGTGATCGATGCGTCTACCCTGCACGGCCTTCTATCTCACTGCTCCAAGTTGCAGAATCTCAGCCTGGAAGGCCTCCGACTTTCAGATCCCATTGTTGA taatcttgctcagAACACAAATTTACTGCGACTAAACCTTTCTGGGTGTTCTGGATTCTCTGAATCTGCCCTGAAGACTTTGCTGAGCAGCTGTTCCAG ACTGGATGAACTGAACCTCTCCTGGTGCTATGATTTCACTGAAAAGCATGTACAGATGGCCGTTGCACATGTGTCAAAGACCATCACCCAGCTGAATCTCAGCGGGTACCGAAAGAATCTGCAGAGATCAG aTGTCTCTACCTTAGTTGGAAGATGTCCCAATCTTGTCCACCTAGACTTaag CGATAGTGTCATGCTGAAAAATGACTGCTTTCCAGAATTTTACCAACTCAACTACCTCCAACACCTGTCACTCAGTCGGTGCTATGACATAATACCTGAAACTTTACT tgAACTTGGAGAAATTCCCACATTAAAAACACTACAAGTCTTTGGAATCGTACCAGACGGTACCCTTCAATTGTTAAAGGAAGCCCTCCCTCATCTACAGATTAATTGCTCCCATTTCACCACCATCGCCAGGCCGACCATTGGCAACAAGAAGAACCAAGAGATATGGGGCATCAAATGCCGACTGTCACTGGAGAAGCCCAGTTGCCTATGA